Genomic DNA from Streptomyces sp. NBC_01571:
CTGCGAGAACGCGGCGAAGTGCAGGACGGCGTCGTACGACGCGTCCAGCCACTTGGCGGCGTCGCGGATGTCGCCCTCGATGAAGGAGGCCCCGCCGGGGACGCCCTCGCGGAAGCCGGTCGAGAGGTTGTCGAGGACGGTGACCTCGTGGCCGGCCTCGATCAGGTGCTGCGCGACCACACTGCCGACATATCCGGCGCCACCGGTGACCAGGTACTTCCCACTCATGTACTCGCTACCTCTCGCAGTCGCTGAGCCGCGGCCTCCGGCGGCACGTCGTTGATGAACACACTCATGCCGGACTCGGAACCCGCGAGGAACTTCAGCTTGCCGGAAGTGCGGCGAATGGTGAAAAGCTCGAGGTGGAGCGCGAAGTCGTCGCGGTTGACGCCTTCGAACTCCTCCAGCGTGCCGAACGGCGCCTGGTGCCAGGCGGCGATGTACGGCGTCGGAGGCTCCCCCGCCCCTTCCTTCTCTCCACCCGGCCCGTCGAAGATCCGGTCGAAGCGCTTCAAGAGTTCCAGATAGACCTGGGGGAATTCTGTGCGTGCGCCCTCGCCGAGGCCGAGCAGGTCGGGCACCCGGCGCCGGGGGTAGAGGTGGACCTCGTAGGGCCAGTGCGCGGCGTACGGCACGAAGGCCACCCAGTGCTCGGTCTCCAGGACGATCCGTTCGCCCTCGGCCAGTTCGCGCGCGACGACCTCGTCGAAGAGGTTCCCGCCGCCGGTCGCCTCCTTGTGCGCGGCCAGGGAGCGCAGCATCAGCGCCGTGCGGGGGGTGGTGAACGGGTAGGCGTAGATCTGCCCGTGCGGGTGACCGAGGGTGACGCCGATCTCGGCGCC
This window encodes:
- the galT gene encoding galactose-1-phosphate uridylyltransferase; this translates as MKKTSTRLADGRELIYYDSRDDTVRDAVDRRPLEPTVTSSQVRRDPLLGDAVAIASHRQGRTYHPPADECPLCPSQGDRLSEIPDSSYDVVVFENRFPSLAGESGRCEVVCFTSDHDSSFADLTEEQAGLVLEAWTDRTAELSHLPSVEQVFCFENRGAEIGVTLGHPHGQIYAYPFTTPRTALMLRSLAAHKEATGGGNLFDEVVARELAEGERIVLETEHWVAFVPYAAHWPYEVHLYPRRRVPDLLGLGEGARTEFPQVYLELLKRFDRIFDGPGGEKEGAGEPPTPYIAAWHQAPFGTLEEFEGVNRDDFALHLELFTIRRTSGKLKFLAGSESGMSVFINDVPPEAAAQRLREVAST